A genomic window from Thermococcus nautili includes:
- the endA gene encoding tRNA-intron lyase translates to MIVFYLSGDRVFSTDQNAINGLYNKRHFGKLVEGKLFLSLLEATYLVERGKIEVRDGKRKLTVEELMNLGRKRDELFDAKYLVYKDLRDRGYTVKSGLKFGSHFRVYRRGMDEHSQWLVWVLPENSRLSPNDITARVRVAHGVRKNMVMAIVDEDADVTYYKVEWTKF, encoded by the coding sequence ATGATAGTCTTTTACCTGAGCGGGGACAGGGTCTTCTCGACCGACCAGAACGCGATAAACGGCCTCTACAACAAGCGCCACTTCGGGAAGTTAGTCGAGGGCAAGCTCTTCCTCTCTCTCCTTGAAGCCACCTACCTCGTCGAGAGGGGCAAGATAGAGGTCAGGGACGGGAAGAGAAAGCTAACCGTAGAGGAGCTCATGAACCTCGGGAGGAAGAGGGACGAGCTGTTCGACGCCAAGTACCTCGTCTACAAGGACCTGCGCGACAGGGGCTACACCGTCAAGTCCGGCCTCAAGTTCGGCTCGCACTTCCGGGTTTACAGGCGTGGAATGGACGAGCACTCCCAGTGGCTCGTGTGGGTCCTGCCTGAGAACTCCCGCCTGAGCCCGAACGACATAACCGCTCGCGTTAGAGTAGCTCACGGTGTCAGGAAGAACATGGTGATGGCGATAGTGGATGAGGACGCGGACGTTACATACTACAAGGTCGAGTGGACGAAGTTCTGA
- a CDS encoding ABC transporter ATP-binding protein: MLEARISFAYGEREVLKNVELKAERGELLAVIGPNGAGKSTLLKCLVGILRPRGTARLDGVELTSLRPAERAKFITYVPQSSLPQFAFTVEEFVEMGAYITRGSVRKALERVGLWERRRERVTSLSGGEFQLVLIARALAQGSRAILLDEPTSHLDVNHALMVMELLNELKGEKIIVAVLHDLNLALSYADRVLVLKDGEKVWEGPSRKLEPAVIETTYGIRARIIEVEGKRLLVPGLKG; the protein is encoded by the coding sequence TTGCTTGAGGCGAGAATCTCTTTCGCTTACGGCGAGAGGGAGGTTTTGAAAAACGTAGAGCTCAAAGCCGAGAGGGGCGAACTTCTCGCGGTAATCGGGCCCAACGGAGCAGGGAAGAGCACACTCCTCAAGTGCCTCGTCGGGATTTTAAGGCCAAGGGGAACGGCAAGGCTCGACGGCGTTGAGCTGACATCGCTCAGGCCCGCTGAAAGGGCTAAGTTCATAACCTACGTCCCCCAGAGCTCCCTTCCCCAGTTCGCCTTCACAGTTGAGGAGTTCGTGGAGATGGGTGCCTACATAACGCGGGGGAGCGTCAGGAAAGCGCTCGAGAGGGTCGGCCTCTGGGAGAGGAGAAGGGAAAGGGTAACGAGCCTGAGCGGTGGGGAATTCCAGCTCGTCCTCATAGCGAGGGCTCTGGCACAGGGGAGCAGGGCAATCCTCCTCGACGAGCCCACGAGCCACCTCGACGTAAACCACGCGCTCATGGTGATGGAGTTGCTCAACGAGCTCAAAGGGGAGAAGATTATCGTTGCGGTCCTCCACGACCTCAACCTCGCGTTAAGCTACGCCGACAGGGTTCTCGTCCTGAAGGACGGCGAAAAGGTCTGGGAGGGGCCGTCGAGGAAGCTGGAGCCAGCGGTGATAGAGACCACCTACGGGATAAGGGCGAGGATAATCGAGGTCGAGGGGAAGCGCCTCCTCGTGCCGGGACTGAAGGGCTAA
- a CDS encoding eCIS core domain-containing protein, with protein sequence MKEKALAVLLIATVVLSLYSAVDLAYSTDAILDQINDIIEQVQEIRGLHFKEKPKVIVISRAEAIRLFGPGSQNEEELKVQELTYKMTLLLPGNYSFIKAKEEQSAGWIALTVGNTIYVIEENFEGNPAIAKRALAHELTHVLQKQWFDAKYGASTFDGTLAVRALVEGDADLVADLYCERNGIPIYKIRSLSGNPLTDIGIFPYVFGDRFVRYLYEKGGWNLVNKAYRHYPLSTAQIMHPELYLENVTPVNVSLSVPANWSVMRDDRMGEFYVYVLLRDVARLDNETVWNVSSAWLGDHLILATNGTDYVLLWKVEFSNENASKTFAETLKSLAEKDTYARFTITLDGKTVTLKAVRRVRVEA encoded by the coding sequence ATGAAGGAGAAAGCGCTCGCGGTTCTTCTCATCGCGACGGTCGTTCTGTCGCTCTACTCGGCCGTTGACCTAGCTTACTCCACCGACGCGATTCTCGACCAGATTAACGACATCATCGAGCAGGTTCAGGAAATCAGGGGATTACACTTCAAAGAGAAGCCGAAGGTAATCGTCATCAGCAGGGCGGAGGCGATAAGGCTCTTCGGGCCAGGTAGCCAGAACGAGGAGGAGCTGAAGGTTCAGGAGCTCACCTACAAGATGACCCTCCTTCTGCCGGGGAACTACTCCTTCATCAAGGCGAAGGAGGAGCAGAGCGCCGGCTGGATTGCCCTCACGGTTGGAAACACCATCTACGTCATCGAGGAGAACTTTGAGGGAAACCCCGCGATTGCGAAGAGGGCTTTGGCTCATGAGCTCACGCACGTGTTGCAAAAGCAGTGGTTCGATGCAAAGTACGGTGCCAGCACCTTCGACGGAACCCTCGCGGTGAGGGCGCTGGTTGAGGGAGATGCAGACCTCGTGGCCGACCTCTACTGCGAGCGGAACGGGATTCCCATATACAAGATACGCTCCCTCAGCGGGAACCCTCTAACGGACATCGGTATCTTCCCCTACGTCTTCGGTGACAGGTTCGTCCGCTACCTCTACGAGAAAGGTGGCTGGAATCTTGTAAACAAGGCCTACAGGCACTATCCCCTCTCAACGGCCCAGATAATGCACCCCGAACTCTATCTGGAGAACGTGACGCCCGTGAACGTTTCGCTGAGCGTTCCAGCGAACTGGAGCGTCATGAGGGACGACAGGATGGGCGAGTTCTACGTCTACGTCCTCCTCAGGGACGTCGCCAGGCTCGACAACGAAACGGTCTGGAACGTTTCAAGCGCGTGGCTCGGCGACCATCTAATCCTCGCGACCAACGGTACCGACTACGTCCTCCTGTGGAAGGTTGAGTTCTCAAACGAGAACGCCTCGAAAACCTTTGCCGAAACCCTCAAGAGCCTCGCCGAAAAAGACACCTACGCGAGGTTCACAATCACCCTCGACGGAAAGACCGTCACCCTAAAAGCCGTGAGGAGGGTTCGGGTTGAAGCTTAG
- the thrC gene encoding threonine synthase, whose amino-acid sequence MKLRCPICGKTYDEPVQRCECGEPVEFELFKGEPYIGKSVWERFWDFWPVEPALEFSLGEGDTPLMKSRLGDEFGVKLYLKNETVNPTWSFKDRGTFLAMSYALKAGYKTVGTVSTGNMAASVSAYASRFGLKAKILVSESAGDEKLKAVSVYGGEVIRVLGDYGRLYFESLKLGEKLGVYFMNSDNPFRIEGYKGIAFEIAEELTPDYVLIPTSSGGLFRGIAKGFIELYENGLIDGLPKLIAVQAEGCSPICKAFREGKEKVERFENPRTIAKAIANPCPPSGNAVLKLLRELGGGCVSVSDDEIRKAQKRLALEGLFAQPASATGIAALGKLNLPEGVKVVSILTGSGLRTLKDAPAGKITECPLEGLENCLR is encoded by the coding sequence TTGAAGCTTAGGTGTCCAATCTGCGGAAAAACATACGATGAGCCCGTCCAGAGGTGCGAGTGCGGTGAGCCGGTCGAGTTCGAGCTCTTTAAGGGAGAACCCTACATCGGAAAGAGCGTCTGGGAGCGGTTCTGGGACTTCTGGCCGGTCGAGCCGGCCCTTGAGTTTTCGCTTGGCGAGGGCGACACCCCGCTTATGAAGTCGAGGCTCGGCGACGAGTTCGGCGTTAAGCTCTACCTCAAGAACGAGACCGTCAACCCGACCTGGAGCTTCAAGGACAGGGGAACGTTTCTGGCGATGAGCTACGCACTCAAAGCCGGCTACAAGACCGTCGGGACGGTCTCAACCGGCAATATGGCGGCGAGCGTTTCGGCTTACGCTTCACGCTTCGGACTTAAAGCCAAGATTCTCGTCTCCGAGAGCGCGGGCGACGAGAAACTAAAGGCCGTCTCTGTCTACGGCGGAGAAGTGATAAGGGTTCTCGGGGACTACGGGAGGCTCTACTTCGAGAGCCTCAAGCTTGGAGAAAAGCTTGGGGTCTACTTCATGAACTCCGACAACCCCTTCAGAATCGAGGGCTACAAGGGTATCGCGTTTGAGATAGCCGAGGAGCTTACCCCGGACTACGTTCTAATCCCAACCAGCTCGGGCGGTCTTTTCAGGGGAATAGCCAAAGGCTTCATCGAGCTTTACGAGAATGGGCTTATTGATGGCCTTCCAAAGCTGATAGCGGTTCAGGCTGAGGGTTGCTCCCCGATATGCAAAGCCTTCCGTGAAGGGAAGGAAAAAGTAGAGCGCTTCGAGAACCCGAGAACGATAGCGAAGGCAATAGCGAACCCCTGCCCGCCGAGCGGGAACGCGGTTCTGAAACTCCTGAGAGAACTTGGCGGAGGGTGCGTTTCAGTTTCGGACGATGAAATAAGGAAAGCCCAGAAAAGGCTCGCCCTCGAGGGCCTCTTCGCCCAGCCGGCGAGCGCGACGGGAATAGCGGCCCTAGGAAAGCTAAACCTTCCCGAGGGAGTTAAGGTTGTCTCGATTCTCACAGGTTCTGGATTGAGAACCCTGAAAGATGCCCCGGCGGGGAAGATAACGGAGTGCCCGCTTGAAGGGCTTGAAAACTGTCTGAGGTGA
- a CDS encoding DODA-type extradiol aromatic ring-opening family dioxygenase, whose protein sequence is MLVGIGLMPHGNPVLEPPDEETERLAEVLRRIGGEFRDADSYVLISPHNVRISDHLGVVLAENLVSWLGFEGKELPGEWKTDRELAEKIYRAEKEAGMPVVDLNFAALSGEYSRWPLSWGELIPLQFLERKPLVLMTPSRGVSRETLVRFGEILGEVLEREEKRVALIISADHGHGHDEKGPYGKVKESEEYDRLIMKLINEDRLEELLSIPEDLVRKALVDSYWQMLIMLGAMRKAEFELKASAYACPTYFGMAGALWVRK, encoded by the coding sequence ATGCTCGTCGGAATAGGCCTGATGCCCCACGGCAACCCCGTTCTTGAGCCTCCGGACGAGGAAACCGAGAGGCTCGCGGAAGTCCTGAGGAGAATCGGCGGGGAGTTCAGAGATGCGGACTCCTACGTCCTGATAAGCCCCCACAACGTGAGGATTAGCGACCACCTCGGCGTCGTCCTTGCTGAAAACCTCGTTTCGTGGCTCGGCTTCGAGGGGAAGGAACTGCCCGGCGAGTGGAAAACAGATAGAGAGCTGGCGGAGAAGATTTACAGGGCCGAGAAAGAGGCTGGAATGCCAGTGGTGGATTTAAACTTTGCCGCGCTCAGTGGGGAGTACTCGCGCTGGCCCCTGAGCTGGGGCGAGCTGATTCCGCTCCAGTTTCTCGAAAGGAAACCGCTCGTCCTGATGACGCCGTCGAGGGGAGTGAGCAGAGAAACGCTCGTCCGCTTCGGCGAAATCCTCGGCGAAGTCCTTGAGCGGGAGGAGAAGAGGGTTGCGCTGATAATCAGCGCGGACCACGGACATGGACACGATGAAAAAGGCCCCTACGGGAAGGTGAAGGAGAGCGAGGAGTACGACAGGCTGATAATGAAGCTCATCAACGAAGACCGCCTTGAGGAGCTTCTCAGCATTCCCGAGGACCTCGTTAGGAAGGCCCTCGTGGACAGCTACTGGCAGATGCTGATAATGCTTGGAGCTATGAGAAAGGCCGAGTTCGAGCTGAAGGCGAGCGCCTACGCCTGCCCCACCTACTTCGGCATGGCAGGGGCGCTGTGGGTGCGGAAGTGA
- a CDS encoding FecCD family ABC transporter permease codes for MRKWLPALLILSALSIFLGVYFGPVSLSLHDVAESVDYGVKTTLASWLSWVLDKLALVIHSNVLAEEAKYVVEIVSGQPPEYFTIVWQLRLPEVLLAYFVGLALASAGVASQALFRNPLADPYIIGISSGAALGSAIGTLINPAYMAPLALLFSFLSVFIVYAIARTNGAVPVDTLLLAGIAYGFLANAITWYIYVTHPQESHLSWMWLLGSFNGSTWRDVGIMLIVSLLGVGFLSWRWRELNLILLGEESIALGLDLHLYRKIFLGVIATLTAFAVYTAGIIGFIGLVSPHIMRLLLGPNHRELTPATALFGGVLLVIADLLARTVAKPTVIPVGIVTALMGAPFFLYLLMRHKRGELVA; via the coding sequence ATGCGGAAATGGCTTCCGGCCCTGCTCATCCTTTCAGCACTTTCGATTTTCCTCGGCGTTTACTTCGGCCCGGTTAGTTTGAGCCTTCACGACGTCGCCGAGAGCGTGGATTACGGAGTAAAAACAACCCTCGCGAGCTGGCTCTCGTGGGTTCTCGACAAACTCGCCCTGGTTATCCACTCGAACGTCCTCGCGGAGGAGGCCAAGTACGTAGTGGAGATTGTTTCAGGCCAACCCCCAGAGTACTTCACCATAGTGTGGCAACTCCGCCTTCCGGAGGTCCTCCTAGCTTACTTCGTCGGCCTCGCGCTGGCGAGTGCCGGAGTCGCGAGCCAGGCTCTCTTTCGAAACCCCCTCGCCGACCCATACATAATCGGAATAAGCTCCGGCGCCGCGCTCGGCTCAGCCATAGGGACGCTGATTAACCCGGCCTACATGGCCCCCCTCGCGCTCCTCTTTTCCTTCCTCTCGGTCTTCATCGTCTACGCGATAGCGAGAACGAACGGCGCGGTTCCCGTTGACACCCTCCTCCTGGCGGGAATAGCCTACGGCTTCCTTGCAAACGCGATAACGTGGTACATCTACGTCACGCACCCCCAGGAGAGCCATCTAAGCTGGATGTGGCTCCTCGGGAGCTTCAACGGGAGCACCTGGCGGGACGTCGGGATAATGCTCATAGTCTCACTTCTCGGCGTCGGCTTCCTCAGCTGGCGCTGGCGCGAGCTCAACCTAATACTCCTCGGCGAGGAGAGCATAGCCCTCGGCCTCGACCTTCATCTCTACCGGAAAATCTTCCTCGGCGTCATAGCGACGCTTACTGCTTTCGCCGTTTACACCGCCGGGATAATCGGCTTCATCGGACTGGTAAGCCCCCACATAATGCGACTTCTCCTCGGGCCGAACCACAGGGAGTTAACGCCAGCAACGGCCCTCTTCGGTGGGGTTCTGCTCGTCATCGCAGATTTGCTCGCGAGAACTGTGGCGAAGCCGACAGTAATCCCGGTCGGCATAGTGACGGCCCTCATGGGCGCGCCCTTCTTCCTCTACCTCCTGATGAGGCACAAGAGGGGTGAGCTCGTTGCTTGA
- the psmB gene encoding archaeal proteasome endopeptidase complex subunit beta — protein sequence MEKKTGTTTVGIKAKDGVVLAADTQASLDHMVETLNIKKIIPITDRIAITTAGSVGDVQALARMLEAEARYYQFTWGRPMTAKAMAHLLSNILNENKWFPYMVQIIIGGYVEEPTLANLDPLGGLIFDEYTATGSGSPFAIAVLEEGFRKDMSVEEAKELAVRAVRTAGKRDVYTGDRKVQVVVITKDGMKEEFVEF from the coding sequence GTGGAGAAGAAGACCGGAACAACAACGGTGGGAATAAAGGCCAAAGACGGGGTGGTTCTCGCGGCTGACACTCAGGCCTCGCTTGACCACATGGTTGAAACCCTGAACATCAAAAAGATAATCCCGATAACGGACAGGATAGCGATAACCACCGCGGGAAGCGTCGGAGACGTCCAGGCTCTGGCGAGAATGCTGGAAGCCGAGGCGCGCTACTACCAGTTCACGTGGGGAAGGCCGATGACGGCCAAGGCGATGGCACACCTACTCAGCAACATCCTCAACGAGAACAAGTGGTTCCCCTACATGGTGCAGATTATCATCGGTGGTTACGTGGAAGAGCCAACGCTGGCCAACCTCGACCCGCTCGGAGGTCTCATCTTCGACGAGTACACGGCCACTGGCTCCGGCAGTCCCTTCGCGATAGCCGTCCTCGAAGAGGGCTTCCGGAAGGACATGAGCGTCGAAGAAGCCAAGGAGCTCGCGGTTAGGGCCGTCAGAACCGCCGGAAAGCGCGACGTTTACACGGGGGACAGGAAGGTGCAGGTCGTCGTCATCACGAAGGACGGCATGAAGGAGGAGTTCGTCGAGTTTTAG
- the rimI gene encoding ribosomal protein S18-alanine N-acetyltransferase yields the protein MSVSAREVKARIPLALVTIRPAKLFDISDVMRIERESFREAYPRGIFLVFLENNPETFLVAEYNGRVIGYVMAYLRPDLEGHIMSIAVDKRYRGNGIGSALLAEAIDRLIARGARYIGLEVRVSNEKAIKLYERFGFRKVKRIIGYYSDGEDAYYMLLPAEEWRGS from the coding sequence ATGAGCGTCTCAGCGAGGGAAGTGAAGGCCAGAATACCGCTGGCACTCGTCACGATACGGCCGGCGAAGCTCTTCGACATAAGCGACGTGATGAGAATCGAGAGGGAATCCTTCCGCGAGGCCTACCCGAGGGGAATCTTCCTCGTCTTCCTCGAGAACAACCCCGAGACCTTTCTCGTTGCCGAGTACAACGGCAGGGTAATCGGCTACGTCATGGCCTACCTGAGGCCCGACCTCGAGGGACACATAATGAGCATAGCCGTTGACAAGCGCTACCGCGGGAACGGCATAGGCTCGGCCCTGCTCGCCGAGGCGATAGACAGGCTCATCGCACGGGGGGCCCGCTACATCGGCCTCGAAGTTCGCGTGAGCAACGAAAAGGCCATAAAGCTCTACGAGCGCTTTGGCTTCCGAAAGGTGAAGCGGATTATCGGCTACTACTCGGACGGCGAAGATGCATACTACATGCTCCTGCCTGCCGAGGAATGGAGGGGAAGCTGA
- a CDS encoding glycine C-acetyltransferase, protein MGKLDWIREELQELKDKGLYVTIRKLESAQGPWVIVDGKKVLNMCSNNYLGLAAHPEIRYAAIRAILDYGVGAGAVRTIAGTMELHVELEEKLAKFKKREAAILFQSGYNANLGAISALLKKGEDGVFISEELNHASIIDGMRLSGAPKVIYKHIDMEDLEKRLKENKDKKKKIIVSDGVFSMDGDLAPLPEMAELAEQYDAILYIDDAHGEGVLGDSGRGIVDHFKLHDRVDFEMGTLSKAFGVIGGYVAGPEEAIEYLRQRARPFLFSSAPNPPDVAAAIAAVEILQRSDELVKKLWDNTHFLQNGLRDLGYDLGNTKHPITPVMLYDEKLAQEFSRRLYDEYNIFAQAIVYPTVPLGTARIRLEPSAAHSKEDLQYVIDAFEDLGKKTGFLK, encoded by the coding sequence ATGGGGAAGCTTGACTGGATTAGGGAAGAGCTCCAGGAGCTCAAGGATAAGGGCCTCTACGTGACCATAAGGAAGCTTGAGAGCGCCCAGGGCCCGTGGGTCATCGTCGACGGCAAGAAGGTTCTCAACATGTGCTCCAACAACTACCTCGGTTTGGCGGCTCACCCGGAGATTAGATACGCGGCCATAAGGGCCATTCTCGACTACGGTGTTGGCGCCGGGGCTGTTAGAACGATAGCGGGAACTATGGAGCTTCACGTCGAACTTGAAGAAAAGCTGGCGAAGTTCAAGAAGCGCGAAGCGGCCATACTCTTCCAGAGCGGTTACAACGCGAATCTCGGAGCGATAAGCGCCCTCCTCAAGAAAGGGGAAGACGGAGTCTTCATCAGCGAAGAGCTCAACCACGCGAGCATTATAGACGGAATGCGCCTCAGCGGTGCGCCGAAGGTCATTTACAAGCACATCGACATGGAAGACCTTGAGAAGAGGCTCAAGGAGAACAAGGACAAGAAGAAGAAAATCATCGTCAGCGACGGTGTCTTCAGCATGGACGGCGACCTTGCCCCGCTCCCGGAGATGGCAGAGCTTGCGGAGCAGTACGACGCGATACTCTACATAGACGACGCGCACGGTGAAGGAGTCCTCGGAGACAGCGGAAGGGGTATCGTCGACCACTTCAAGCTTCACGACCGCGTTGACTTCGAGATGGGAACGCTGAGCAAGGCCTTCGGTGTCATCGGCGGTTACGTTGCCGGTCCTGAGGAGGCCATCGAGTACCTCCGCCAGAGGGCGAGGCCGTTCCTCTTCTCGAGTGCGCCCAACCCACCCGACGTCGCCGCGGCCATAGCGGCCGTTGAGATTCTCCAGAGGAGCGACGAGCTTGTTAAGAAGCTCTGGGACAACACCCACTTCCTCCAGAACGGTCTCAGAGACCTCGGCTACGACCTCGGCAACACCAAGCACCCAATTACGCCGGTCATGCTCTACGACGAGAAGCTCGCCCAGGAGTTCAGCAGACGCTTATACGACGAGTACAACATCTTCGCGCAGGCGATAGTTTACCCGACCGTCCCGCTCGGAACTGCCAGAATAAGGCTCGAGCCCTCAGCGGCCCACAGCAAGGAGGACCTCCAGTACGTCATAGATGCGTTCGAGGATTTGGGGAAGAAGACCGGATTCTTGAAGTGA